In one window of Mercurialis annua linkage group LG4, ddMerAnnu1.2, whole genome shotgun sequence DNA:
- the LOC126678371 gene encoding uncharacterized protein LOC126678371 — MVSVNNLLFIGLVESKRENVDAFLVRKLWPNLDFSYDWVASNGASGGLLLIWNSNLLSSVSITKGARWISMDFVYGNNSYRHVLLYASNVASERVLFWQEIQSLLEFPGIVLISGDFNEVRHPDERLNCAGFSLSMIAFNEFINSTELVDVPLQGRRFTWHNSYSRSRIDRCLVSAAVGLYWLNLSLTAMPRGKSDHVPICFRSANKFDWGPKPFRSVDAWWEHDDFDNFVKESWNSVCSSSNNLTQRLRELRTRIKNWNANIFVDQNKKIKDLNCAILAKEVAADYRQLSVEEESDLAILKNELWVSEKRVESLWIQKSRLNWNLSGDWNTKFFHSIASQHHRNNHISSIQVEDSLFAEPADIRFHIREFFNSPYSQKERVTTKKGM, encoded by the coding sequence ATGGTTTCTGTTAATAACTTACTTTTTATTGGTTTAGTTGAATCGAAAAGGGAAAATGTGGATGCTTTTCTAGTTAGAAAACTTTGGCCAAATCTTGATTTTAGCTATGACTGGGTTGCTTCTAATGGTGCTTCAGGGGGTCTTCTTTTAATTTGGAATTCGAATTTATTAAGTTCTGTTTCAATTACTAAAGGTGCTAGATGGATTTCGATGGATTTTGTTTATGGGAATAATTCATATCGTCATGTTCTTTTATATGCTAGCAATGTTGCTTCAGAGAGAGTTCTTTTTTGGCAGGAAATTCAGTCGTTGTTGGAGTTTCCTGGAATTGTTTTGATAAGTGGGGATTTTAATGAAGTTCGGCATCCGGATGAGAGGCTGAACTGCGCTGGCTTCTCCCTTTCAATGATTGCTTTCAATGAGTTTATCAATTCAACTGAATTAGTTGATGTTCCGCTGCAGGGTAGGCGATTTACTTGGCATAACTCATATTCGAGATCCAGGATAGATAGATGTTTGGTCTCTGCGGCAGTGGGTTTATATTGGCTGAATCTCTCTCTTACTGCTATGCCTAGAGGAAAATCTGATCATGTTCCAATTTGTTTCCGCTCCGCTAACAAATTTGATTGGGGACCAAAGCCTTTTCGGTCTGTGGATGCATGGTGGGAGCATGATGACTTTGATAATTTTGTTAAAGAGTCTTGGAATTCAGTCTGTTCTTCGTCCAATAATCTTACTCAAAGATTAAGGGAGCTTAGAACGCGAATTAAAAATTGGAATGCTAATATCTTTGTTGATCAGAATAAGAAGATTAAGGACCTAAATTGTGCTATTCTTGCTAAAGAGGTGGCTGCTGATTATAGGCAACTTTCTGTAGAGGAGGAAAGTGATTTAGCAATTCTCAAGAATGAGCTGTGGGTGTCGGAAAAGAGAGTTGAATCATTATGGATTCAAAAATCTCGCTTGAATTGGAACTTGTCGGGTGATTGGAATACTAAATTCTTTCACAGTATTGCCTCTCAGCATCACAGGAATAACCATATTTCTTCGATACAAGTGGAAGATAGTCTATTTGCAGAGCCAGCTGACATTAGATTTCACATTCGAGAATTTTTTAATTCTCCTTACTCGCAGAAAGAGAGAGTCACTACAAAAAAAGGGATGTAA
- the LOC126678762 gene encoding uncharacterized protein LOC126678762 translates to MNAVEVGEIVRDHNSQLPHAEISSQVPHSISVSDGYDHETHTTHVDNQPFHSSPVDGISLRSPTVRGLYKGVDLDKLTNDKKDKLTVFIPPGKYFSPIGKHERKLASWLGYCARSVGPPIESWRNIEKTKGLLLFKMVKDYFDVSPESPAKWKKLEEKGDVRPDTPEMKQEKFEMYCFYKMGILYRKWKHKLHVKYMMYTNDEDRLKNIPQGLSSGGWKSMFNVFRQQEFLETSKKNSFNRSRQRIVASTGPTPFVQVEYDMMDEEIGVPPISEVWMATHTFVNENGAQDFHDPESSRIYEEMQRIENQPRNDDEPVPNPDDVLEEVCGTKSDYVRGRGLGYKARKKGMAIATASNDEVVELRRCVAEMTTRIQLQEQLHKEFLERLDSMHNGFQFSNSQVDSDKA, encoded by the exons ATGAACGCCGTGGAAGTCG GAGAGATAGTTAGAGATCATAATTCTCAGTTACCACATGCTGAAATTTCTTCTCAAGTTCCACACAGTATATCAG tttctgACGGTTATGATCATGAGACCCACACAACTCATGTTGACAATCAACCTTTCCATTCTTCGCCAGTTGATG GAATTTCATTGCGTTCTCCGACTGTTAGAGGATTATATAAAGGTGTTGATTTGGACAAACTTACAAATGACAAAAAGGACAAGTTAACTGTTTTCATACCTCCTGGAAAATACTTTTCTCCAATTGGTAAGCATGAAAGAAAATTAGCTTCATGGTTGGGTTATTGTGCTAGATCTGTTGGGCCGCCAATTGAGTCATGGAGAAATATTGAAAAGACTAAGGggcttttattatttaaaatggtAAAG GACTATTTTGATGTTAGTCCTGAAAGCCCTGCAAAATGGAAGAAACTTGAAGAAAAAGGTGATGTGAGACCTGACACACCAGAAATGAAGcaagaaaaatttgaaatgtattGCTTTTATAAGATGGGAATATTATACCGCAAGTGGAAGCATAAGCTACATGTGAAGTACATGATGTATACGAACGACGAGGATCGACTGAAAAATATTCCTCAAGGGCTGTCTTCTGGTGGGTGGAAGTCCATGTTTAACGTGTTTCGTCAACAAGAATTTCtg GAAACAAGTAAAAAGAATTCATTTAATCGTTCTAGACAAAGGATTGTAGCATCTACTGGTCCAACTCCTTTTGTTCAAGTTGAGTATGATATG ATGGATGAAGAAATTGGTGTACCACCTATTTCTGAAGTTTGGATGGCTACACATACATTTGTGAATGAAAATGGTGCACAAGATTTTCATGATCCAGAGTCATCAAGGATATAT gAAGAAATGCAAAGAATTGAAAACCAGCCAAGAAATGATGATGAACCGGTTCCTAATCCGGATGACGTCTTAGAGGAGGTGTGCGGAACAAAATCGGATTATGTTCGTGGTAGAGGTTTAGGGTACAAAGCACGTAAAAAAGGTATGGCTATAGCAACTGCTAGTAATGATGAGGTTGTAGAATTGAGGCGTTGCGTAGCAGAAATGACTACTCGTATACAGTTGCAAGAACAACTCCATAAAGAATTCTTGGAAAGACTCGATAGCATGCATAATGGTTTCCAATTTTCAAATAGTCAAGTTGATTCA GATAAAGCGTGA
- the LOC126678370 gene encoding uncharacterized protein LOC126678370, translating to MAPEKCWMEIDNRTDPIYIRGVDDFLSYAFNHASNEKVIRCPCIKCRNVNYREKYEVRYHLLKYGIVKTYTQWYLHGESSNEATYINDEPNLNDDSFFDDEMIRLVEDIHVPSNLNNNGEHGSNSSSSNRVANEEEPERYAANFYNLLREAKKKLHSECELSILAVVVKLLHLKSFHRWTNKSFDELVKLLREIIPNAKHTIPESYSSARKYISALGLNYEKYDVCLNHCTLYWGSFSNATSCGVCGLSRWKSSEEGDNSKRIPHKVLRYFPLKPRLQRLFMSSQIASNMSWHKNKRYDDGDKEIMRHPSDSLAWKKFDELHRSFASDVRNVRLGLATDGFQPFGNLSSQHSIWPVIVIPYNLPPWMCLKQSNMIMSMIIPGPHSPGMGIDIFLQPLISELKELWEVGVDTYDAHSKKNFKLHAAIMWTINDFPAYADLSGWSTKGYKACPCCHKHTSAKRLPGSMKLCYMDHRRFLPRNHKWRKNTTSFNGVREMRENPKPLTGDEVLKEFNNFTQLPFNRGIKRKYDASNSFEHWRKKSIFFELPYWKTLLIRHNLDVMHIEKNVCDSVLGTVMNIKGKTKDTLNSRYDLVSLGIRPELHPIDKGDKVCIPMARYTLSNTEKDAVCKMLASLKTPDGFLSKISRCVNLKEHKISGMKSHDYHVFIQRLLPLAIRSFLPKDVCEPLIELSAFFRDLCCKNLDVSSLDRLQKQINLTLCKLEMTFLPSLFDIMVHLLVHLPEEAKLAGSVQYRWMYLVERYLFKLKLLIRNMAKLEGSIAEGYIADECLTFCSRYLVGVDTKFNQPPRNDDGCSENATTYGLKIFKTIGRPIGKSEYLWLEDDWRKKAQLYILNNCEEVWPYVEDFKNSKQQMNHTQFMKIYNKEFPDWFFDCVSKLHAQGSASDDLLSLAKGPLTRYKRYNGYIVNGFRFHTLDRQRHRVSQNSGILSKGDDILVLKSTGYKVDNYSITSVKADRRLYINEPFILACHAEQIFYIEDPKDSKWLVIMKAYPRDIYNMPMQLEEDVFQIDEDYEVFQEEDNDVDGRAPCSLDNDDGVSNMHRNDVDGEEVPLEIARQIEDQIRQNDSLGFNLNDDENVNTFEPMESSDSDNDDETNDCEDDDDD from the exons ATGGCTCCAGAAAAATGTTGGATGGAGATTGATAACCGTACAGATCCAATCTATATTCGAGGAGTGGATGACTTTTTATCTTATGCATTTAATCATGCTTCTAATGAAAAAGTTATTCGATGTCCATGTATAAAGTGCAGAAATGTCAACTATAGGGAGAAGTATGAAGTTAGGTATCACTTGTTAAAGTATGGAATTGTTAAAACTTATACTCAGTGGTATTTACATGGCGAGTCCTCAAATGAAGCCACATATATCAATGATGAGCCAAATCTAAACGATGATTCTTTCTTTGATGATGAGATGATTAGATTGGTAGAAGATATTCACGTTCCTTCTAACCTCAACAATAATGGAGAACATGGTTCCAATTCTTCAAGTTCTAATAGAGTAGCTAATGAAGAAGAGCCTGAAAGATATGCTgcaaatttttacaatttgcTAAGGGAAGCGAAAAAGAAGTTGCATTCAGAATGTGAGCTATCGATATTGGCGGTTGTAGTTAAGTTGCTTCATTTAAAGAGTTTTCATAGATGGACTAACAAATCTTTCGATGAGTTAGTTAAGTTATTGAGGGAGATTATTCCTAATGCAAAACATACTATACCAGAGTCGTACAGTAGTGCTCGCAAATACATTAGTGCTCTAGGCCTTAATTATGAGAAGTATGATGTTTGCTTGAATCATTGTACCTTATATTGGGGATCATTTTCTAATGCAACTTCTTGTGGAGTATGCGGATTATCAAGATGGAAGTCATCTGAAGAGGGAGATAACAGTAAACGAATCCCGCATAAAGTGCTTAGGTATTTTCCTTTAAAACCTAGACTGCAGAGATTATTTATGTCTAGTCAGATTGCCTCAAATATGtcttggcataaaaataaaCGGTATGATGATGGTGACAAGGAGATAATGCGACATCCATCAGATAGCCTTGCTTGGAAAAAATTTGATGAGTTACACAGGTCATTTGCAAGTGATGTTCGTAATGTAAGGTTAGGTTTAGCTACCGACGGTTTTCAGCCTTTTGGGAATTTGAGCTCTCAACATAGCATTTGGCCTGTTATCGTAATACCTTATAATTTGCCTCCTTGGATGTGTTTGAAGCAATCTAATATGATCATGTCAATGATCATACCCGGACCACATAGTCCGGGAATGGGAATAGATATCTTTCTACAACCTTTAATATCCGAGCTTAAGGAATTATGGGAGGTTGGTGTAGACACTTATGACGCACATAGcaagaaaaatttcaaattacatGCAGCAATCATGTGGACCATTAATGATTTTCCAGCATATGCAGACTTATCAGGGTGGTCAACTAAAGGTTACAAAGCTTGTCCTTGTTGTCATAAACATACCAGTGCCAAACGCTTACCAGGATCGATGAAGTTATGTTATATGGATCATAGGCGATTTTTGCCTCGTAACCATAAATGGCGAAAAAACACTACATCATTTAATGGTGTAAGAGAAATGAGAGAAAATCCAAAGCCATTGACTGGTGATGAAGTGTTGAAAGAGTTTAATAATTTCACTCAACTTCCGTTTAATAGAGGCATTAAAAGGAAGTATGATGCGTCTAATAGCTTTGAACACTGGAGAAAGAAGAGTATTTTTTTTGAGTTACCTTACTGGAAGACTCTTCTTATACGACATAATCTTGATGTGATGCATATTGAGAAGAATGTGTGCGATAGTGTGTTGGGGACTGTGATGAATataaaaggaaaaacaaaagATACATTGAATAGTCGTTATGATCTTGTTAGCTTGGGCATTAGACCTGAACTTCATCCAATTGATAAAGGAGACAAGGTTTGCATTCCAATGGCTCGTTATACATTATCTAATACTGAAAAAGATGCCGTGTGTAAGATGTTGGCTAGTTTGAAGACTCCGGATGGTTTTCTCTCGAAAATTTCCCGATGTGTAAATTTGAAAGAACACAAAATATCAGGTATGAAGAGTCATGATTACCATGTTTTCATACAAAGACTTCTTCCTCTTGCTATTCGTAGTTTCTTGCCAAAAGATGTTTGCGAGCCTTTAATAGAATTAAGTGCCTTCTTTAGAGATTTATGTTGCAAGAATTTAGATGTTTCTAGTTTGGACCGTCTCCagaaacaaataaatttaactttatGCAAGTTGGAGATGACTTTTCTACCATCATTGTTTGATATTATGGTGCATTTGCTCGTGCACTTACCCGAGGAAGCTAAACTTGCTGGGTCTGTTCAGTATAGGTGGATGTATCTAGTTGAGAGATatctattcaaattaaaattattgattcgCAATATGGCCAAGCTAGAGGGTTCAATTGCTGAAGGTTACATAGCAGATGAGTGTTTGACATTTTGTTCAAGATATTTGGTAGGAGTTGATACCAAATTTAACCAGCCACCAAGAAATGATGATGGGTGCAGTGAGAATGCCACTACTTATGGGCTaaagatatttaaaacaattggACGCCCTATAGGAAAAAGTGAGTATTTATGGCTTGAAGATGATTGGAGGAAAAAGGCGCAACTTTATATTCTAAATAACTGTGAAGAAGTATGGCCTTATGTCGA GGATTTCAAAAACTCCAAACAACAGATGAATCATACCCAGTTTATGAAAATATACAATAAGGAATTTCCAGATTGGTTTTTTGACTGT GTGAGTAAGCTGCATGCACAAGGATCCGCTTCTGATGATTTGTTAAGTTTAGCTAAGGGTCCTTTAACACGGTATAAACGTTACAATGGTTATATCGTGAATGGTTTTCGCTTTCACACCTTAGATCGTCAAAGACATAGAGTAAGTCAGAACTCTGGTATATTGTCTAAAGGAGATGATATTCTGGTGTTAAAGA GTACTGGTTATAAAGTAGATAATTACTCAATAACCAGTGTCAAAGCCGATCGTCGTCTATATATAAATGAGCCGTTCATTTTAGCATGTCATGCtgagcaaatattttatattgaagATCCAAAAGATTCAAAATGGCTTGTCATAATGAAGGCATATCCTCGAGATATCTACAACATGCCTATGCAATTAGAGGAAGATGTCTTTCAAATAGACGAAGACTATGAGGTGTTTCAAGAAGAGGATAATGACGTAGATGGTCGTGCACCGTGCTCGTTAGATAATGATGATGGGGTTTCTAATATGCATAGGAATGATGTTGATGGTGAAGAAGTACCACTTGAAATTGCTCGACAAATTGAAGACCAAATTAGACAAAATGATTCATTAGGTTTCAACTTAAATGACGATGAGAACGTTAATACATTTGAGCCCATGGAAAGTAGTGACAGTGATAATGATGATGAAACTAATGATtgtgaagatgatgatgatgattga